In one window of Prevotella fusca JCM 17724 DNA:
- a CDS encoding RNA polymerase sigma factor, whose translation MKKVSFRNDVLPLKNELFRLALRITLNRAEAEDIVQDTLIKVWNRRYEWENIDSIEAFSLTVCRNLSLDRIKKKENNNDSLEDVKISEPLASSNPQDRMIEEDKINLVKQIVDGLPEKQRSCMQLRDFEGKSYKEIAEVLEISEEQVKVNIFRARQTVKQQYLKLDNYGL comes from the coding sequence ATGAAAAAAGTCAGTTTCCGTAACGATGTGTTGCCGTTGAAGAACGAACTCTTCCGGCTTGCACTCCGTATCACGCTCAACAGAGCTGAGGCTGAGGACATCGTGCAGGACACGCTGATAAAGGTCTGGAACCGCCGATACGAGTGGGAAAACATCGATTCCATCGAAGCATTCAGTCTCACCGTATGCCGGAACCTGTCGCTCGACCGCATCAAGAAGAAGGAAAATAACAATGACTCCTTGGAAGATGTGAAGATATCCGAACCCCTTGCTTCATCCAATCCTCAAGACCGAATGATAGAAGAGGACAAGATTAATCTTGTAAAACAGATTGTAGATGGTCTTCCTGAGAAACAACGAAGTTGTATGCAGCTAAGAGATTTTGAAGGAAAGTCATACAAAGAGATTGCTGAAGTCCTTGAAATCAGCGAAGAACAGGTGAAAGTCAATATCTTCAGAGCCCGTCAGACGGTCAAACAACAATATTTGAAATTAGACAATTATGGATTATAA